In a genomic window of Homo sapiens chromosome 22, GRCh38.p14 Primary Assembly:
- the SDF2L1 gene encoding stromal cell-derived factor 2-like protein 1 precursor, with protein MWSAGRGGAAWPVLLGLLLALLVPGGGAAKTGAELVTCGSVLKLLNTHHRVRLHSHDIKYGSGSGQQSVTGVEASDDANSYWRIRGGSEGGCPRGSPVRCGQAVRLTHVLTGKNLHTHHFPSPLSNNQEVSAFGEDGEGDDLDLWTVRCSGQHWEREAAVRFQHVGTSVFLSVTGEQYGSPIRGQHEVHGMPSANTHNTWKAMEGIFIKPSVEPSAGHDEL; from the exons ATGTGGAGCGCGGGCCGCGGCGGGGCTGCCTGGCCGGTGCTGTTGGGGCTGCTGCTGGCGCTGTTAGTGCCGGGCGGTGGTGCCGCCAAGACCGGTGCGGAGCTCGTGACCTGCGGGTCGGTGCTGAAGCTGCTCAATACGCACCACCGCGTGCGGCTGCACTCGCACGACATCAAATACGGATCCG GCAGCGGCCAGCAATCGGTGACCGGCGTAGAGGCGTCGGACGACGCCAATAGCTACTGGCGGATCCGCGGCGGCTCGGAGGGCGGGTGCCCGCGCGGGTCCCCGGTGCGCTGCGGGCAGGCGGTGAGGCTCACGCATGTGCTTACGGGCAAGAACCTGCACACGCACCACTTCCCGTCGCCGCTGTCCAACAACCAG GAGGTGAGTGCCTTTGGGGAAGACGGCGAGGGCGACGACCTGGACCTATGGACAGTGCGCTGCTCTGGACAGCACTGGGAGCGTGAGGCTGCTGTGCGCTTCCAGCATGTGGGCACCTCTGTGTTCCTGTCAGTCACGGGTGAGCAGTATGGAAGCCCCATCCGTGGGCAGCATGAGGTCCACGGCATGCCCAGTGCCAACACGCACAATACGTGGAAGGCCATGGAAGGCATCTTCATCAAGCCTAGTGTGGAGCCCTCTGCAGGTCACGATGAACTCTGA